The following coding sequences lie in one Girardinichthys multiradiatus isolate DD_20200921_A chromosome 13, DD_fGirMul_XY1, whole genome shotgun sequence genomic window:
- the zgc:114119 gene encoding mediator of RNA polymerase II transcription subunit 30-like: MAAPLPQLAGLPPQQQQPPPGALREISPVFLCRIGQETVQDIVTRTMEIFQITRATQLPNGVTQSHAVYQDRFGKLQEHLRQLALLFRKLRLLYERCVEMTSDLQEVPTELVPYVGEELVSVRSEPCSPGVIQERQEVLEKVHQKNQEMKFLMDQMRNLLWDVNAMLTLRK; this comes from the exons ATGGCGGCGCCCCTCCCTCAGCTGGCCGGCCTCCccccgcagcagcagcagcctccTCCCGGGGCGCTCCGGGAGATCTCCCCGGTGTTCCTCTGCAGGATCGGACAGGAGACCGTGCAGGACATAGTCACGCGCACCATGGAGATCTTCCAGATCACGCGCGCCACGCAG CTTCCGAACGGGGTCACTCAGAGCCACGCCGTGTACCAGGACCGCTTCGGGAAGCTCCAGGAACATCTGCGGCAACTTGCCCTGCTCTTCAGGAAGCTCCGGCTGCTGTATGAGCGCTGTGTCGAGATGACCTCTGACCTGCAAGAGGTGCCGACGGAG CTCGTCCCATATGTCGGAGAGGAGCTGGTTTCGGTCCGATCGGAGCCCTGCAGCCCGGGGGTCATCCAGGAACGACAGGAGGTTCTGGAG AAGGTACATCAGAAGAACCAGGAGATGAAGTTTCTGATGGACCAGATGAGGAACCTTCTATGGGATGTTAACGCCATGCTGACGCTCAGGAAGTGA